In one window of Rathayibacter caricis DSM 15933 DNA:
- the proC gene encoding pyrroline-5-carboxylate reductase translates to MTDDTVLLPSIAVLGLGSMGGAILSGLLAPGVRIDGGVRVTNRDAAKAAAWKDHPVVTAFATEEDAEANRRAVAGASVVLVAVKPHMVPALLEEIADALAPGTVVVSVAAGVTVAAFESRLPDTVPVLRSMPNTPAVVGRAVTGLSAGTRSSDEDLALVRRLFETVGEVIEVPESQLDALSTISGSGPAYVFLLIEELITAAIAKGFTREQASTMVTGTFLGAAELLVHSGEEPAELRRRVTSPNGTTERAIAVLQEADLASLFTRATDAALARARELAAS, encoded by the coding sequence GTGACCGACGACACCGTGCTGCTCCCCTCCATCGCCGTACTCGGCCTGGGCTCGATGGGCGGTGCGATCCTCAGCGGACTGCTCGCCCCCGGCGTCCGCATCGACGGCGGTGTCCGGGTGACGAACCGCGACGCCGCCAAGGCCGCCGCGTGGAAGGACCACCCGGTCGTCACCGCGTTCGCGACCGAGGAGGACGCCGAGGCGAACCGCCGGGCCGTCGCGGGCGCCTCCGTCGTGCTGGTGGCGGTGAAGCCGCACATGGTGCCCGCGCTGCTGGAGGAGATCGCCGACGCGCTCGCTCCGGGGACCGTCGTCGTGAGCGTCGCGGCCGGAGTCACCGTCGCCGCGTTCGAGAGCCGACTGCCCGACACGGTGCCGGTGCTGCGCTCGATGCCGAACACGCCCGCCGTCGTCGGACGCGCGGTCACAGGGCTGAGCGCGGGGACGCGCTCGAGCGACGAGGACCTCGCGCTCGTCCGCCGCCTGTTCGAGACCGTCGGCGAAGTCATCGAGGTCCCGGAGTCGCAGCTGGACGCGCTCTCGACGATCTCGGGCTCGGGACCCGCCTACGTGTTCCTCCTGATCGAGGAGCTGATCACGGCGGCGATCGCCAAGGGCTTCACGCGCGAGCAGGCGTCGACGATGGTGACCGGCACGTTCCTCGGCGCCGCCGAGCTGCTCGTGCACTCGGGCGAGGAGCCCGCCGAGCTGCGCCGCCGGGTCACGAGCCCGAACGGCACGACCGAGCGGGCGATCGCCGTGCTGCAGGAGGCGGACCTGGCGTCGCTCTTCACCCGGGCGACGGACGCGGCGCTCGCCCGCGCACGGGAGCTCGCCGCGTCCTGA
- the cysK gene encoding cysteine synthase A, which produces MARIHDDVTQLVGNTPLVRINRLSGAESATVLAKLEFYNPANSVKDRIGVAIVDAAEASGELPPGGTIVEGTSGNTGIALALVGAARGYRVILTMPETMSVERRVLLRAYGAEIVLTPGGEGMRGAVERARAIVAETPGAILARQFENAANPEVHRRTTAEEIWNDTDGEVDVFVAGIGTGGTITGVGQVLKERKPGVQIIGVEPIDSPLLTQGTAGPHKIQGIGANFVPANLDRDVYDEIIDVTLDDSVRVAREMASQEGILGGISSGSIMWAALEVAKRPENAGKTIVAIVCDFGERYISTVLYEDLRS; this is translated from the coding sequence ATGGCACGCATCCACGACGACGTGACGCAGCTCGTCGGCAACACCCCGCTCGTCCGCATCAACCGCCTCTCGGGCGCCGAGAGCGCCACGGTGCTCGCGAAGCTCGAGTTCTACAACCCGGCGAACAGCGTGAAGGACCGCATCGGAGTCGCGATCGTCGACGCGGCCGAGGCCTCGGGCGAGCTGCCGCCGGGTGGCACCATCGTCGAGGGGACGAGCGGCAACACGGGCATCGCGCTGGCGCTCGTCGGCGCGGCGCGCGGCTACAGGGTGATCCTGACGATGCCCGAGACCATGTCGGTCGAGCGTCGGGTCCTGCTGCGCGCCTACGGGGCCGAGATCGTGCTCACCCCGGGCGGCGAGGGCATGCGCGGCGCGGTCGAGCGCGCTCGGGCGATCGTGGCCGAGACGCCCGGGGCGATCCTCGCGCGCCAGTTCGAGAACGCCGCGAACCCCGAGGTGCACCGCCGCACCACCGCCGAGGAGATCTGGAACGACACCGACGGCGAGGTCGACGTGTTCGTCGCCGGCATCGGCACGGGCGGCACCATCACCGGCGTCGGCCAGGTCCTCAAGGAGCGCAAGCCCGGCGTGCAGATCATCGGCGTCGAGCCGATCGACTCGCCGCTGCTGACGCAGGGCACCGCCGGTCCGCACAAGATCCAGGGCATCGGGGCGAACTTCGTCCCGGCGAACCTCGACCGCGACGTCTACGACGAGATCATCGACGTCACCCTCGACGACTCGGTCCGCGTCGCCCGCGAGATGGCGTCGCAGGAGGGCATCCTCGGCGGCATCTCCTCGGGCTCGATCATGTGGGCGGCGCTCGAGGTCGCGAAGCGGCCCGAGAACGCGGGGAAGACGATCGTCGCCATCGTGTGCGACTTCGGCGAGCGGTACATCTCGACCGTTCTGTACGAGGACCTCCGCAGCTGA
- the upp gene encoding uracil phosphoribosyltransferase, protein MRVHVADHPLITHKLTVLRDKRTPSPTFRQLAEELMTLLAYEATRGVRTRTVTIETPVTQTTGLALSDPQPLVVPILRAGLGMLEGMVKLIPTAEVGFLGMARNEETLEPTTYAERLPDDLSNRQCFVLDPMLATGGSLIAAIRFLFDRGAVDVTAVCLLAAPEGLAAVEKAFEGREVTIVLGALDDHLNELGYIVPGLGDAGDRLYGLAG, encoded by the coding sequence ATGCGCGTCCACGTAGCCGACCACCCGCTGATCACGCACAAGCTCACCGTGCTGCGCGACAAGCGCACCCCCTCCCCCACCTTCCGGCAGCTCGCCGAGGAGCTGATGACCCTGCTCGCCTACGAGGCGACGCGCGGCGTCCGCACCAGGACCGTGACGATCGAGACCCCCGTCACGCAGACCACCGGTCTCGCGCTCAGCGACCCGCAGCCGCTCGTGGTCCCGATCCTCCGCGCGGGCCTCGGCATGCTCGAGGGCATGGTCAAGCTGATCCCGACCGCCGAGGTCGGCTTCCTCGGCATGGCGCGCAACGAGGAGACGCTCGAGCCCACCACCTACGCCGAGCGCCTGCCCGACGACCTCTCGAACCGCCAGTGCTTCGTCCTGGACCCGATGCTCGCGACCGGAGGGTCGCTCATCGCGGCGATCAGGTTCCTCTTCGATCGCGGAGCCGTCGACGTCACGGCCGTCTGCCTGCTCGCCGCGCCCGAGGGCCTCGCCGCCGTAGAGAAGGCGTTCGAGGGTCGCGAGGTGACCATCGTCCTGGGCGCGCTCGACGACCACCTGAACGAGCTCGGCTACATCGTGCCCGGCCTGGGCGACGCCGGCGACCGCCTCTACGGCCTCGCCGGCTGA
- a CDS encoding potassium channel family protein — protein MVDRIRYDAPVLVIGLGRFGAATAGQLDRLDREVLAVDADAGLVQKWSERVTHAVQADARSLDALAQIGAQDFQVAVVAVGSSIEASVLITANLVDLKIPQIWAKAISRSHGKILERIGANHVIYPEAEAGERVAHLVSGRMLDFIEFDDDFVLAKMYPPKPIRGLTLTESGVRRKHRVTVVGVKSPGKPFTYATEQTVVSNHDLIVVSGTPSDIERFAALGS, from the coding sequence TTGGTTGACCGCATCAGGTACGACGCCCCGGTGCTGGTGATCGGCCTCGGGCGCTTCGGTGCCGCCACGGCCGGCCAGCTCGACCGACTCGACCGCGAGGTGCTCGCCGTCGACGCCGACGCCGGGCTCGTGCAGAAGTGGTCCGAGCGGGTCACCCACGCGGTCCAGGCGGATGCGCGCTCGCTCGACGCCCTCGCGCAGATCGGCGCGCAGGACTTCCAGGTGGCCGTCGTCGCCGTCGGCTCCTCGATCGAGGCGTCCGTGCTCATCACCGCGAACCTCGTCGACCTCAAGATCCCGCAGATCTGGGCGAAGGCCATCTCGCGCTCGCACGGCAAGATCCTCGAGCGCATCGGTGCGAACCACGTCATCTACCCCGAGGCCGAGGCCGGCGAGCGCGTCGCGCACCTGGTCTCGGGCCGCATGCTCGACTTCATCGAGTTCGACGACGACTTCGTGCTCGCCAAGATGTACCCGCCCAAGCCCATCCGCGGGCTCACGCTCACGGAGTCGGGGGTCCGGCGCAAGCACCGGGTCACTGTGGTGGGCGTCAAGAGCCCCGGCAAGCCGTTCACCTACGCGACCGAGCAGACCGTGGTCTCGAACCACGACCTCATCGTCGTCAGCGGAACACCCAGCGACATCGAGCGCTTCGCGGCCCTGGGCTCCTAG
- the epsC gene encoding serine O-acetyltransferase EpsC, which produces MRSARVRDPAARSSLEVLLSYPGLHAVWAHRVAHRWWRRGSRLPARLLSQLARALTGVEIHPGAVIGRRLFIDHGMGVVIGETARIGDDCLLYHGVTLGGRSTRRERRHPSIGDRVVLGAGSVVLGPIVLGSDVSVGANAVVVKDAGDGAVLVGIPARDLRALGRAEESVADPAFFIDPAMYI; this is translated from the coding sequence GTGCGCAGCGCCCGAGTGCGCGATCCCGCCGCGCGCAGCTCGCTCGAGGTGCTGCTCTCGTACCCGGGTCTCCACGCCGTCTGGGCGCACCGCGTCGCGCACCGCTGGTGGCGGCGCGGCTCCCGCCTGCCGGCGCGACTGCTGTCGCAGCTGGCGCGGGCGCTGACGGGGGTCGAGATCCATCCGGGCGCGGTGATCGGCCGCCGCCTCTTCATCGATCACGGCATGGGGGTCGTGATCGGCGAGACGGCGCGCATCGGCGACGACTGCCTGCTGTACCACGGGGTCACGCTCGGCGGGCGCTCGACCCGGCGTGAGCGCCGGCACCCGTCGATCGGCGACCGGGTCGTGCTGGGCGCGGGATCGGTCGTGCTCGGGCCGATCGTCCTCGGCTCCGACGTGAGCGTCGGCGCCAACGCGGTCGTCGTCAAGGATGCGGGCGACGGAGCGGTGCTGGTCGGGATCCCGGCCCGCGACCTCCGCGCACTCGGCCGCGCCGAGGAGTCGGTGGCCGACCCGGCGTTCTTCATCGATCCCGCGATGTACATCTGA
- a CDS encoding winged helix-turn-helix domain-containing protein, whose protein sequence is MSLLHARTVPAPAALEAPRLQAAPESTPTTPRLRAVPQGTEARGFALYVGIDEAKARAAGVDLGRLVEELKRVTALLAPDAETYASVALAPQGAGGRDVDVVRLALQDPAAVAKRRADAEPDLDRAPGGVVIDISRKRVILDDETTALTYKEFELLQYLVLREGRTIERAELIASLWGAADDDAPNERTIDVHVRRLRAKLGRYEDIVRTVRGVGYRFDRHADVAIRYASTPSPDLF, encoded by the coding sequence ATGTCCCTCCTCCACGCTCGCACCGTCCCCGCTCCTGCCGCCCTCGAGGCCCCCCGCCTCCAGGCCGCTCCCGAGAGCACCCCGACCACCCCCCGCCTCCGCGCCGTGCCCCAGGGCACCGAGGCCCGCGGCTTCGCCCTCTACGTCGGCATCGACGAGGCCAAGGCCCGCGCCGCCGGAGTCGACCTCGGCCGCCTCGTCGAGGAGCTCAAGCGCGTCACCGCCCTCCTCGCCCCCGACGCCGAGACCTACGCCTCCGTCGCCCTCGCGCCCCAGGGCGCCGGCGGCCGCGACGTGGACGTCGTCCGCCTCGCCCTCCAGGACCCGGCCGCCGTCGCCAAGCGCCGCGCCGACGCCGAGCCCGACCTCGACCGCGCACCCGGCGGAGTCGTCATCGACATCTCCCGCAAGCGCGTCATCCTCGACGACGAGACCACCGCCCTCACCTACAAGGAGTTCGAGCTGCTGCAGTACCTCGTCCTCCGCGAGGGCCGCACCATCGAGCGCGCCGAGCTCATCGCCTCCCTCTGGGGAGCCGCCGACGACGACGCGCCCAACGAGCGCACCATCGACGTCCACGTCCGCCGCCTCCGCGCCAAGCTCGGCCGCTACGAGGACATCGTCCGCACCGTCCGCGGCGTCGGCTACCGCTTCGACCGTCACGCCGACGTCGCCATCCGGTACGCGTCCACGCCGTCGCCCGACCTTTTCTGA
- a CDS encoding nucleoside deaminase translates to MRDSDLRLPSAADEWMGLALDEARRAAGWGDVPVGAVVVDSDGRVVGRGRNERELRTDPTAHAEVVALRDAAAALGDWQLTGCTLVVTLEPCVMCAGAILAARVERVVFGAWDEKAGAVGSLHDLLRDRRHTWTTEVYPGLRAEESTRLLLDFFRARR, encoded by the coding sequence ATGCGCGACAGCGACCTGCGCCTCCCCTCCGCCGCCGACGAGTGGATGGGTCTCGCGCTCGACGAGGCGCGGCGCGCCGCGGGCTGGGGCGATGTGCCGGTCGGTGCCGTGGTGGTCGACTCCGACGGCCGCGTCGTCGGGCGGGGGCGCAACGAGCGCGAGCTGCGCACGGATCCGACCGCGCACGCCGAGGTGGTGGCGCTGCGGGACGCGGCGGCCGCCCTGGGCGACTGGCAGCTCACGGGCTGCACGCTCGTCGTGACGCTCGAGCCGTGCGTGATGTGCGCGGGAGCGATCCTGGCCGCTCGCGTCGAGCGCGTCGTGTTCGGGGCGTGGGACGAGAAGGCGGGGGCGGTGGGCTCGCTGCACGACCTCCTCCGCGATCGGCGGCACACCTGGACGACCGAGGTGTACCCGGGGCTCCGCGCCGAGGAGAGCACTCGGCTGCTGCTCGACTTCTTCCGCGCGCGGCGCTGA
- a CDS encoding MarR family winged helix-turn-helix transcriptional regulator, whose protein sequence is MRALSSEFPSKEISLNEYDVLFNLTRQPERRARLRDLNKHVLLTQPSVSRLIDRLVSRGYVSKSEDPNDARGTVIAITDEGYDLFRAVALRHMTTISQHVGDALDDDELAQLTALCDKLRAGVASA, encoded by the coding sequence ATGCGGGCGCTCAGCAGCGAGTTCCCGTCCAAGGAGATCTCGCTCAACGAGTACGACGTCCTCTTCAACCTCACGCGTCAGCCCGAGCGCCGTGCCCGGCTGCGCGACCTCAACAAGCACGTGCTGCTCACCCAGCCCAGCGTCAGCCGCCTGATCGACCGGCTCGTGAGCCGCGGCTACGTCAGCAAGAGCGAGGATCCGAACGACGCCCGGGGCACGGTCATCGCGATCACCGACGAGGGCTACGACCTGTTCCGCGCCGTCGCGCTCCGCCACATGACGACGATCTCGCAGCACGTCGGCGACGCACTCGACGACGACGAGCTCGCGCAGCTGACGGCACTCTGCGACAAGCTCCGCGCCGGCGTCGCCTCCGCCTGA
- a CDS encoding cryptochrome/photolyase family protein, protein MSTSSPTLVWLRDDLRLADNPALRAAIDRGAPIAVCYVLDDESPGIRPLGGAARWWLHGSLSALRDDLSAIGGTLILRRGPAEAVILQLAEELGAGAVHWNRRYGGAERAVDTAVKEGLRSRGTEAESHQGSLLFEPWTVKTGGGGPYSVYTPFARACKKKEAPRAPLPRPRSIDGVSSAVESDRLDDWGLLPTRPDWAGGLRERWVPGEKAAADRLRAFIAEQLDDYSDGRDRPADDATSNLSAHLRWGEISPFQVWQAVVESRGEGPHHEQGRERFASEVLWREFSYHLLFHWPDLATANFDTRFDRFPWAHATQHDIDAWHRGRTGYPLVDAGMRELWRTGYMHNRVRMVTASFLIKNMLVDWRVGEEWFWDTLVDADPASNAANWQWVAGSGADASPFFRVFNPVTQSHKFDPAGDYLRKNVPELASVEGSAIHEPWTLAETLTPEGEDYPAPILDLKETRAHALDAFARIKSSPRSIAHPSDD, encoded by the coding sequence ATGAGCACCTCCTCCCCGACCCTCGTCTGGCTCCGCGACGACCTCCGCCTGGCCGACAATCCCGCGCTGCGTGCGGCGATCGATCGCGGCGCCCCGATCGCGGTCTGCTACGTGCTCGATGACGAGTCGCCGGGCATCCGGCCACTGGGCGGCGCTGCCCGCTGGTGGCTGCACGGCAGCCTCAGCGCGCTGCGCGACGACCTCTCCGCGATCGGCGGAACGCTGATCCTGCGCCGCGGACCCGCGGAGGCCGTGATCCTGCAGCTCGCCGAGGAGCTCGGTGCCGGCGCCGTGCACTGGAACCGGCGGTACGGCGGCGCGGAGCGCGCGGTGGACACCGCGGTGAAGGAGGGGCTCCGCTCGCGCGGCACCGAGGCCGAGAGCCACCAGGGATCGCTCCTGTTCGAGCCGTGGACCGTGAAGACCGGCGGCGGCGGCCCCTACTCCGTCTACACCCCGTTCGCCCGCGCCTGCAAGAAGAAGGAGGCGCCCCGCGCGCCGCTCCCCCGGCCGCGCTCGATCGACGGAGTCTCCTCCGCTGTCGAGTCCGACCGGCTCGACGACTGGGGCCTGCTGCCGACCCGTCCCGACTGGGCCGGCGGGCTCCGCGAGCGCTGGGTGCCGGGCGAGAAGGCCGCGGCCGATCGGTTGCGGGCCTTCATCGCCGAGCAGCTCGACGACTACTCCGACGGCCGCGACCGACCCGCCGACGATGCCACCTCGAACCTCTCGGCGCACCTGCGCTGGGGCGAGATCAGCCCGTTCCAGGTGTGGCAGGCCGTCGTGGAGTCGCGCGGCGAGGGACCGCACCACGAGCAGGGGCGCGAGCGCTTCGCCTCGGAGGTGCTGTGGCGCGAGTTCTCCTACCACCTGCTGTTCCACTGGCCCGATCTCGCGACGGCCAACTTCGACACCCGCTTCGACCGCTTCCCCTGGGCGCACGCGACGCAGCACGACATCGACGCCTGGCATCGGGGCCGCACCGGCTATCCGCTCGTGGACGCCGGCATGCGCGAGCTCTGGCGGACGGGGTACATGCACAACCGCGTCCGGATGGTCACGGCCTCGTTCCTGATCAAGAACATGCTCGTCGACTGGCGTGTGGGCGAGGAGTGGTTCTGGGACACGCTCGTCGACGCGGATCCCGCGAGCAACGCGGCCAACTGGCAGTGGGTCGCCGGGTCCGGCGCCGACGCGTCTCCGTTTTTCCGCGTCTTCAACCCGGTGACGCAGTCGCACAAGTTCGATCCCGCCGGCGACTACCTGCGGAAGAACGTGCCCGAGCTGGCCTCCGTCGAGGGCTCCGCGATCCACGAGCCGTGGACGCTCGCCGAGACCCTCACTCCGGAGGGCGAGGACTACCCGGCGCCGATCCTCGACCTCAAGGAGACGCGGGCGCACGCGCTCGACGCCTTCGCCCGGATCAAGAGCTCGCCGCGGAGCATCGCGCACCCCTCGGACGACTGA
- a CDS encoding cation diffusion facilitator family transporter, producing the protein MSASGGGRAILAALTANLGIALTKFVAWFFSGSASMLAEGVHSLADSGNQLLLLLGGRKSRRAADAEHPFGYGRERYVYAFVVAIILFTVGGVFSLYEGVDKITNPHELENVWLPILVLAVSICLEGYSLRTAVKESNRSRGTQSWFRFIRRAKAPELPVVLLEDAAALTGLTFALLGVGLSAITGNAVFDAIGTLMIGALLIVVAVILGIETKSLLVGEGASDADADALRSAIESGEDVERVIHMKTLYLGPDELLVAAKVAFPAAETLEHVAAGIDAAEQRIRAAVPAARVVYLEPDVDRGPAAPAPALRAEDVG; encoded by the coding sequence GTGAGCGCATCCGGAGGCGGCAGGGCGATCCTCGCGGCGCTGACCGCCAACCTCGGCATCGCCCTGACCAAGTTCGTCGCGTGGTTCTTCTCGGGCTCGGCCTCGATGCTCGCCGAGGGCGTGCACTCGCTCGCCGACTCCGGCAACCAGCTCCTCCTGCTGCTCGGCGGCCGGAAGTCCCGCAGGGCCGCCGACGCCGAGCACCCGTTCGGCTACGGGCGCGAGCGCTACGTGTACGCGTTCGTCGTCGCGATCATCCTCTTCACGGTCGGTGGCGTCTTCTCGCTCTACGAGGGCGTCGACAAGATCACGAACCCGCACGAGCTCGAGAACGTCTGGCTGCCGATCCTCGTGCTCGCCGTCTCGATCTGCCTCGAGGGCTACTCGCTGCGCACCGCGGTGAAGGAGTCGAACCGCAGCCGCGGCACGCAGTCGTGGTTCCGCTTCATCCGCCGGGCGAAGGCCCCGGAGCTGCCCGTCGTGCTGCTCGAGGACGCCGCGGCGCTCACCGGCCTGACCTTCGCGCTGCTCGGAGTCGGTCTGTCGGCGATCACCGGGAACGCGGTCTTCGACGCGATCGGCACCCTGATGATCGGGGCGCTGCTGATCGTGGTCGCCGTGATCCTGGGCATCGAGACCAAGAGCCTCCTGGTCGGCGAGGGCGCGAGCGACGCCGACGCGGACGCGCTCCGCTCGGCCATCGAGTCGGGCGAGGACGTCGAGCGCGTCATCCACATGAAGACCCTCTACCTCGGGCCCGACGAGCTGCTCGTCGCCGCCAAGGTCGCGTTCCCCGCGGCCGAGACCCTCGAGCACGTCGCCGCCGGCATCGATGCGGCGGAGCAGCGTATCCGCGCCGCGGTCCCGGCCGCCCGCGTCGTCTACCTCGAGCCCGACGTCGACCGCGGCCCGGCCGCCCCGGCCCCGGCGCTCCGCGCCGAGGACGTCGGCTGA
- a CDS encoding glutamine amidotransferase-related protein, translating into MRSALAIVNERGAGLGVLEPILREHGWTVDAVAGTDLGSVDLDEPELVVTLGSSAGVYETARHPFISPEIALLQERLHHRRPTLGICFGAQLIAAALGREVRPGPTREVGFRRVDPTDAGMRSPLRHLAGVPVMQWHGDTFDLPAGTTLLASSDAYAVEAFGIDEWLLGVQFHPELSGAMAAGWLEGDAEYAAGAGYTAEQLRDDVQEGRFDRMREATELMLAEWLGGHSRD; encoded by the coding sequence GTGCGGAGCGCACTGGCGATCGTCAACGAGCGCGGCGCGGGCCTGGGCGTCCTCGAGCCGATCCTGCGGGAGCACGGCTGGACGGTGGACGCCGTGGCCGGCACCGATCTCGGCTCCGTCGACCTCGACGAGCCCGAGCTCGTCGTCACGCTCGGCTCCAGCGCCGGCGTCTACGAGACGGCGCGGCACCCGTTCATCTCGCCCGAGATCGCCCTCCTGCAGGAGCGGCTGCACCACCGACGGCCGACCCTCGGCATCTGCTTCGGCGCCCAGCTGATCGCCGCCGCGCTCGGACGCGAGGTGCGTCCCGGTCCGACCCGCGAGGTCGGCTTCCGCCGCGTCGACCCCACGGACGCCGGGATGCGCTCACCGCTGCGCCACCTGGCGGGAGTGCCGGTGATGCAGTGGCACGGCGACACCTTCGACCTCCCCGCGGGCACGACGCTGCTCGCCTCCTCGGACGCCTACGCCGTCGAGGCGTTCGGCATCGACGAGTGGCTGCTGGGCGTGCAGTTCCACCCCGAGCTGAGCGGCGCGATGGCCGCGGGCTGGCTCGAGGGCGACGCCGAGTACGCGGCCGGAGCCGGCTACACGGCCGAGCAGCTCCGCGACGACGTGCAGGAGGGCCGCTTCGACCGGATGCGGGAGGCGACGGAGCTGATGCTGGCCGAGTGGCTCGGCGGCCACTCCCGCGACTGA